The DNA region ATGTTATAGGACAGCCGCGTCTGGACGCGGATTACGCTGGGAAATATCTCGTAGTGGACAATGCGGCCGCCGGCGTCGATTTCCATATGGACCGACAAGGTCAGGCGGTCTTCGCCAGCATTGAGACTACAAATGCCGTTGGACAGCCGCGGCGGGAGCATCGGGCAGCACGCGGTCGACCAAATACACGCTGGTTCCCCGACGGCGGGCTTCAATGTCGAGCGGGGTGTTTTCCCGCACATAATAGCTCACATCGGCGATGTGGACGCCGAGCAGATAGCGCCCGGCGGGCAGCCGCTCAACATGGACGGCATCATCCAGATCTTTCGCGTCCTCTGCGTCAATCGTGACGATGGGCAAGTCGCGAAGGTCGCGCCGTCCCGCCAGTTCTGCCGCACTGATCTCTGCCGGCACGTCAGCCGCCGCCCGTTCTACCTCCGGCGGGAAGACCCGGGGCAGATTATGTTTGGTAATGATGGATAAAATTTCGATCCCGGGGTCGCCTTTTTGTCCCAGCACCTCCACAATCCGCCCTTCGGCACTTCGCTGCCGCTCCGGCCACTTGGTGATTTCCACCACTACTTTGGCATTGTCTTTGGCACCGTTTCTTTCGCCTTTCGGCACAAAGATGTCCCGCCCCAGGCGAGGGTCGTCGGGGACAACGAAACCATAGTGGCGACTGGCCGCAAAGGTGCCGACGATCCGGTGGTTGGCCCGCTCGACAATCCGGATAATTTCCCCTTCCCGTTTTTTGCCGTGGGCGGGAGTACGGCGATGGATACGGGCGAC from Thermosinus carboxydivorans Nor1 includes:
- a CDS encoding RNB domain-containing ribonuclease, producing the protein MAKTALKDKILDFMRNDAYRPLTAEDLAQEMGLKGKELTEFWSILQELEAEALIIKTRYGKYGVPERMNLVVGRFHASGKGYGFVVPDNPEEPDIYITADAAMTAMHNDRVVARIHRRTPAHGKKREGEIIRIVERANHRIVGTFAASRHYGFVVPDDPRLGRDIFVPKGERNGAKDNAKVVVEITKWPERQRSAEGRIVEVLGQKGDPGIEILSIITKHNLPRVFPPEVERAAADVPAEISAAELAGRRDLRDLPIVTIDAEDAKDLDDAVHVERLPAGRYLLGVHIADVSYYVRENTPLDIEARRRGTSVYLVDRVLPDAPAAAVQRHL